CGTATTTTCCATTATAAAGAAAAAACGAATATGCTTTCGGAGGGGTGGTACAGGCTGTATTATTTTGATATCCATCCTGAGGTTTTCTAACAAATTTAGCAAAATTAAGCACAATCATCCCAACCCTTCAGTGTTTATATAGATACAATTTCCAATTGATTCTCTTGTTCGGGAATTTGAAAGCCATCTATATATTTGTTTAGGATGAAATCTGTAATCGGAAAAGCGGCATTTGCCTCAAAAGTTTTATTTCTAATTTTCAGTCTGTTTTTTATTGCCGAAATAGGAGGGTTCATATAAACAAGAAACCACTTTCCGTGGTTTGTTTCCACTATCCGCTTAAACTCGTTACGCTTTTCCTTTTGCCAAAAGCTAAAGTCTACTACTATATTCCGTTTGGATTTTAGAAGTTCCAAAAACTGAATAAACAGTGCCTTTTCTGCTAAAGCTGATAGTTTATCATACTCTTCTTCAGCATAATCTATTCCGAACTGACCATAGTTATTCCATATTTCTTCATCGACCGATAGCCTATGAAAACCATAACATTCTAACTGTTTTGCGAATGTGGTTTTTCCGGATCCTGACAGTCCACACATGAGAACGACTTTGGGCATATGCTCACAGTTTAGAATTAAGTCGAACACTTCATTTTCTGTATATACCATATTATAATGGTCTTTTTTTTGTAAATTTCTCGTTAAACCCATAACAAGTTTTAGATTTCATTTTTTACTTAATCTCTCAGCTTGTTATCAGCCTATATTATTCATAACACTATTTTTAACTGCGTAGCAACGTAGGGCGAAGCCTTAAAGTAGTACTGTTGTTTTTTGAATATACTTTTTATCGTTCTTTCAGTCATTTGAGATGGTCTCCAAGCGTTAACTCCTGCCGTGACATTTAAGAATATATTGTCGCCAATTTTTACCTCTGGACGAACGCCTCCTATTATATAAGCATGCGAGAAAATCTTATCTTTTCCATCTTGTTCTAAAAGAGCTGTTTGTCCATTCATCTCCCCGATTACATTTAATCGGAAGCTGTTATTCAGGTCATATCGGAAACACATTTCCAAGCCGTCCAAAACATTGATTTCAACATTATATTTCCTTTCCATTTTCCAATTGAGATAAAGTGCTGGAAATAACATCGGATATCCAAAGGAGTTATTGATAGCAGCTCCCACCCCTAAGTCCAAGTTTGACCTTAAATGATATATGAATACTGTTCCGATATTACCAAGTGTATTTTTAAATCTCATTTGGGAAAACTCCGTACTCGGCATGTATGTGCCTCCACCTATACTTGCCATAATTGACCATTTATCGTTCAAAGGACGTAAATGATTTAGATTCAAGCCAACATTCATCATTCTATCCGTTACTATAGGTTCGTCAAAATTACGATTGTGTAGTCGCGCCTGTGCAAATCTTCCGCTTATAGACCATATTATAGGACGATTCTTTTCATTTAGCTTGACCGACAGAGGAATGTGTACATCCGCTTGATAAATTACAGCAGAACCTTTTGCATCTCCCACTTTTTGATAGGTTTTACCGTCGGTCTTCCTATAGCTTGATTCTCCTAAATACTCTGTTTTGACTTGTATCTGTATTTGAGCAGCTATATCATAACACGTGAATGTCAGGAAAAATAGAATAATAAATTTCATTACCAAACTTCCACCGATTAACTGTATTTACATAAAGCAAGCGCCTTACCCGCTTGTGTTTTGATTTTTTTTGAAACAAATTTTCTTAAGGTTTCCGTGTCCTTAGTGCAATCCATAACTTGCATGTTTTCAATAAGGTCTGCCTCCCAAAGAATTTGAAAATCTTTTCCATTTATTTTTTCAGGCGTATGATGGTTTCCAACTATATAACATACTCTTTCAATTACGAATGGTTCATAATTATGTTCACTTAAT
This genomic interval from Pseudopedobacter saltans DSM 12145 contains the following:
- a CDS encoding AAA family ATPase yields the protein MGLTRNLQKKDHYNMVYTENEVFDLILNCEHMPKVVLMCGLSGSGKTTFAKQLECYGFHRLSVDEEIWNNYGQFGIDYAEEEYDKLSALAEKALFIQFLELLKSKRNIVVDFSFWQKEKRNEFKRIVETNHGKWFLVYMNPPISAIKNRLKIRNKTFEANAAFPITDFILNKYIDGFQIPEQENQLEIVSI
- a CDS encoding DUF6268 family outer membrane beta-barrel protein is translated as MKFIILFFLTFTCYDIAAQIQIQVKTEYLGESSYRKTDGKTYQKVGDAKGSAVIYQADVHIPLSVKLNEKNRPIIWSISGRFAQARLHNRNFDEPIVTDRMMNVGLNLNHLRPLNDKWSIMASIGGGTYMPSTEFSQMRFKNTLGNIGTVFIYHLRSNLDLGVGAAINNSFGYPMLFPALYLNWKMERKYNVEINVLDGLEMCFRYDLNNSFRLNVIGEMNGQTALLEQDGKDKIFSHAYIIGGVRPEVKIGDNIFLNVTAGVNAWRPSQMTERTIKSIFKKQQYYFKASPYVATQLKIVL